In Betta splendens chromosome 22, fBetSpl5.4, whole genome shotgun sequence, the following proteins share a genomic window:
- the LOC114848247 gene encoding zinc finger MYM-type protein 4-like isoform X1, whose translation MADSEEFRLKRLKHEEHLSRVFDEVMGLGNFAESSRGSGTSSKSGGQDETKERDETSEQGVIQQVEEDSSSSRHEEKMDTGAGEAFLPPVSSPASAQQASFTMGTNKGGGARAVFDDALDGLPSFGPEEDDEDWHFALPLGSLEDVDVGKTNRKPSQSGEENSGNQCDQEEEEREKEGSSGSTNTSHSSQEHTPDNSQDGGMNQTEETEDSQQGEKSDTAPVEDSAPPTLPNVNIKDEPIDEGYNAALLPQSSIRQIKEELEHQEEELRISSVYSVGGSNPFVSPTLPVAGPALPPTAFFIPGRGTLLQAVASLPIRPPAPVPASLPPLAPFPPRPPQPPVSGGVRCSGCSKVLLKGQTAFQRKGSTQLFCSTVCLTGHLPLAKIRSCYQCNSEISQAKDMVTFLAGDGNYISFCGQFCLSVFRHKRRNAEKIVDPRSEQKPEKPPQTSVDEPPERPACTICKVSNKLIEHEVTHQGRLHKLCSDACFQTWRKLRQLALNCCEGCGLYCNSNSCQTLMIERSQLNFCGPTCIGTYKQTSRKSIECAHCQKTVIVSSTIMERDQKGKVQLYCSSSCVGQSRPPRHTLLGAPFPCSLCKVSAVPQYHLAMVDGTIRNFCSYDCVSVYRKSGHPSHPDSTSKTSSPLRDPSSTDPPKPGPTAGSNSVPPIPQDYPSSVPYSGYHPSHSSVPPLVPPSSATSTPSTPGQTQARATPAQPPKPAEGGVSDASKLTCHQCSKQFNTKPVLFSHQGRMLMFCCKTCCEQYKTQRNILAQCQYCKQERVHFDTISYNKQDVAFCSEQCKLLFKQELMSRNKDQPWRPCSYCYSITQRTVHSHYGGKMEEFCRPQCMSQYTVFYYGMGRCDNCKKQSYMTEKLQCLGSVCNFCNLTCLLQYCYLHFETSQHSSSNGTGSAPQEPHAPTQPHHSSKMNPVIADVVSLANGSATQPNVSADASLTGALPSSNIDSKNLDHASTQTDAMRVPLSRRRQMKNKSVLCRPFTMDQEIMCQLPAPSTETAGGEDNVKVVMVPVPVPVFVPVPMNMYAQHTPVPLAVLVPVPVPLVVPSQTKDVKDAAVQSETLAVMGANLKDRPPSSSAQSSSYSENMNSGDETQKAEQSDPRFTERGTESTNLQPNAQQEGSKAGAEQPPSSPVMDLEADFPVESLGQRSSAPQRGVKRPREVFSIRKRGRRRTGSPDLGPAAPAPSKLNHLYGVKAWRSWVRQRSERPPESDAVRFNEDVLQCDSAELSSALSRFVKEVRRPNGDSYSPDGVFYLCLGIQQFLFMKGRIENIFTDPLYSQFSTEITGMLQLWKPKLLPNGAVVPSRVKESYLWECKQLGAYSPIVLLNTLLFFCTKHFHLTTLAQHQDLSFANLTRCSKSKVHCVRHHRASTVTPRKEETERLRRRQGDLEMLENVTNPLQCPVRLYEFYLSRCPQTAKERSNVFYLQPEEDVHTDSSYWYTSQPLEDSTLQSMLTRILAVRDVPQEQEAAQHQSTDA comes from the exons ATGGCGGATTCTGAGGAATTTAGACTCAAACGTTTAAAG CATGAGGAGCACCTGTCCCGAGTGTTTGATGAAGTGATGGGACTGGGAAACTTCGCTGAATCTTCCAGGGGTTCTGGTACCTCTTCTAAGAGTGGCGGTCAGGATGAGACGAAGGAACGAGATGAAACTTCAGAACAAGGGGTAatccagcaggtggaggaggacagcagcagcagtagacaTGAAGAAAAGATGGacacaggagctggagaggcttTCCTTCCTCCCGTTTCTTCCCCGGCCTCTGCCCAACAAGCCTCCTTCACCATGGGAACTaataaaggaggaggagctcgAGCAGTGTTTGACGACGCACTGGACGGCCTCCCCTCATTCGGACCAGAGGAAGACGATGAAGACTGGCACTTTGCCCTGCCATTGGGCTCCTTGGAGGATGTTGATGTGGGTAAGACAAATAGAAAACCAAGTCAGTCAGGAGAGGAGAACAGTGGAAATCAGTGCGatcaggaagaggaggagcgagagaaggaaggaagtagTGGTTCCACCAACacctcccactcctcccagGAGCACACGCCTGACAATAGCCAAG ATGGAGGCATGAACCAAACTGAAGAGACAGAAGATAGTCAGCAGGGAGAG AAATCTGACACCGCTCCAGTTGAGGATAGCGCTCCCCCAACGTTGCCTAATGTCAACATCAAAGATGAACCTATTGATGAAGGGTACAATGCTGCTTTACTGCCTCAGAGCTCCATCCGGCAGATCAAGGAGGAACTGGAGCATCAGGAG GAAGAGCTGAGGATAAGCTCTGTCTACTCTGTCGGAGGATCAAACCCCTTTGTGTCCCCTACTT TACCAGTAGCCGGCCCAGCCTTGCCTCCAACTGCCTTTTTTATCCCAGGTAGAGGCACTCTCCTACAAGCCGTGGCTTCTCTTCCTATCAGACCACCAGCTCCAGTCCCAGCTTCGTTACCGCCTCTGGCACCATTTCCCCCACGCCCACCTCAGCCTCCTGTTTCTGGTGGTGTCCGTTGTAGTGGCTGCTCTAAG GTTCTGCTAAAAGGCCAAACAGCCTTCCAGAGAAAAGGTTCGACGCAGCTCTTCTGTTCTACAGTGTGTCTGACAGGCCATTTACCTCTAGCCAAGATCAGATCCTGTTACCAGTGCAACAG CGAAATTTCCCAGGCCAAGGACATGGTCACGTTTCTAGCAGGCGATGGCAACTACATCAGCTTTTGTGGCcagttctgtctgtctgtgttcaggcaCAAAAGGAGAAATGCTGAGAAGATTGTTGACCCGCGATCGGAGCAGAAGCCAGAGAAGCCGCCTCAGACATCAGTGGATGAACCTCCTGAGAGACCCGCTTGCACTATCTGCAAAGTCAGTAACAAG CTAATTGAGCATGAGGTCACGCACCAGGGCCGTCTGCATAAGCTCTGTAGCGATGCTTGTTTCCAAACATGGCGTAAGTTACGTCAGTTGGCGCTGAACTGCTGTGAAGGCTGCGGACTTTATTGTAATAGCAACTCCTGTCAGACACTCATGATTGAAAGATCCCAGCTCAACTTCTGTGGTCCTACGTGCATTGGCACCTACAAACAG ACCTCCAGAAAGTCAATAGAGTGTGCCCACTGTCAGAAGACCGTGATAGTGTCCTCCACCATCATGGAACGAGACCAAAAGGGGAAGGTCCAGCTTTACTGTTCATCTTCCTGTGTGGGACAGAGTCGACCTCCCCGACACACCCTCCTTG GTGCTCCGTTCCCATGCAGCCTGTGCAAGGTGAGCGCTGTTCCTCAGTATCATCTGGCCATGGTGGATGGCACCATTCGTAACTTCTGCTCCTATGACTGTGTTTCCGTCTACAGG AAGTCTGGGCATCCCTCGCATCCAGACTCGACCAGCAAAACCTCTTCTCCTCTCAGGGACCCCTCTAGCACAGATCCCCCCAAACCAGGACCCACTGCTGGATCCAACTCTGTCCCTCCCATACCTCAGGACTACCCATCCTCGGTACCTTACTCTGGTTATCACCCCAGCCACAGCTCAGTACCTCCACTggttcctccctcctcagccaCATCCACACCCTCCACTCCAGGCCAAACCCAAGCCAGAGCAACCCCTGCCCAGCCCCCAAAGCCAGCAGAGGGTGGGGTCAGTGATGCCTCCAAACTCACATGTCATCAGTGCAGTAAACAGTTCAACACGAAGCCTGTGTTGTTCAGTCACCAA GGTCGAATGTTGATGTTCTGCTGTAAGACGTGCTGTGAGCAGTATAAAACCCAGAGGAACATCCTAGCACAGTGCCAGTACTGTAAACAGGAGCGAGTGCATTTTGACACCATCAGCTACAACAAACAGGATGTGGCATTTTGCAGTGAAC AGTGTAAACTACTCTTCAAACAAGAgctgatgtctcgtaacaaggACCAGCCCTGGCGTCCCTGCAGCTACTGCTACAGCATTACCCAAAGGACGGTGCACAGCCACTATGGAGGCAAGATGGAGGAATTCTGCAGACCTCAGTGCATGTCCCAGTACACAGTATTCTACTATGGG ATGGGGCGGTGTGACAACTGTAAGAAGCAAAGCTACATGACTGAGAAGCTGCAGTGTTTGGGCTCAGTCTGTAACTTTTGTAACCTCACCTGCCTGCTGCAGTACTGCTACCTGCATTTTGAGACCAGTCAACACTCCAGTAGTAACGGAACAGGATCGGCTCCACAGGAGCCACATG CTCCAACTCAGCCCCACCACTCATCAAAGATGAACCCGGTCATCGCTGATGTCGTCTCACTGGCCAATGGCTCAGCCACTCAGCCCAATGTGTCAGCAGATGCTTCTCTGACTG GAGCACTTCCATCCTCCAACATTGACAGCAAGAACCTTGATCAT GCCAGTACTCAGACCGATGCAATGCGTGTGCCTCTGTCCCGTCGACGCCAAATGAAGAACAAGTCGGTTCTGTGTCGGCCATTTACTATGGACCAAGAAATCATGTGTCAACTGCCTGCGCCTTCCACAGAGACTGCAG GTGGAGAGGACAACGTGAAGGTGGTGATGGTGCCCGTCCCAGTACCCGTCTTCGTTCCAGTGCCCATGAACATGTACGCCCAGCACACACCTGTTCCACTGGCTGTGCTCGTGCCT GTCCCAGTACCTCTAGTAGTACCATCGCAGACGAAAGATGTGAAAGATGCAGCCGTCCAATCAGAGACCTTGGCTGTGATGGGAGCAAATCTGAAGGACCGGCCTCCGTCCAGTTCAG CTCAGAGCAGTTCTTATAGTGAAAACATGAACAGTGGAGATGAGACTCAAAAAGCAGAGCAATCCGACCCAAGATTTACAGAGAGGGGCACAGAATCAACTAATCTCCAGCCAAATGCACAGCAAGAGGGGAGCAAAGCAGGTGCCGAGCAGCCTCCGTCCTCTCCAGTGATGGACCTGGAGGCCGACTTTCCAGTTG aATCGTTAGGTCAGAGGTCGTCTGCTCCACAGCGAGGAGTGAAGAGGCCTAGAGAGGTTTTCTCCATCCGCAAACGG GGTCGAAGGCGGACCGGTTCTCCGGACCTCGGTCCAGCGGCTCCGGCCCCTTCCAAGCTGAACCACCTGTACGGAGTCAaagcctggaggagctgggtCCGGCAGCGCAGCGAGCGCCCACCAGAAT CCGACGCGGTGCGTTTCAACGAAGACGTCCTTCAGTGCGACtctgctgagctgagctccGCTTTGTCGCGCTTCGTCAAAGAAGTGAGGCGGCCGAATGGGGACAGCTACAGCCCAGACGGCGTCTTCTACCTGTGTCTGGGCATACAGCAg TTTCTGTTTATGAAGGGTCGAATAGAAAACATCTTCACTGACCCGCTCTACAGTCAGTTTTCTACTGAGATCACTGGGATGCTGCAACTCTGGAAGCCTAAACTACTGCCTAATG GCGCCGTTGTTCCCTCCCGTGTTAAAGAGTCGTACCTGTGGGAGTGTAAGCAGCTGGGAGCCTACTCGCCCATAGTGTTGCTCAACACGCTGCTGTTCTTCTGCACCAAACACTTCCACCTCACCACACTGGCACAACACCAGGACCTCTCCTTCGCCAACCTCACCCGATGCTCCAAATCCAAAGTTCACTGCGTCCGACACCACAGGGCGAGCACTGTCACGCCTCGCAAGGAGGAGACAG AACGATTGAGAAGGAGGCAAGGAGATCTGGAGATGCTGGAAAACGTCACCAACCCCCTCCAGTGTCCCGTCAGGCTCTATGAGTTCTACCTCTCCAGAtg CCCACAGACGGCAAAGGAGCGGAGCAACGTGTTCTACCTCCAGCCTGAGGAGGACGTCCACACAGACAG TTCCTACTGGTATACGTCTCAGCCGTTAGAGGACAGCACTCTACAGAGCATGCTCACACGCATCCTGGCCGTCAGAGACGTTCcccaggagcaggaggcagctcAGCATCAGTCCACCGACGCGTAG
- the LOC114848247 gene encoding zinc finger MYM-type protein 4-like isoform X2, with protein MGLGNFAESSRGSGTSSKSGGQDETKERDETSEQGVIQQVEEDSSSSRHEEKMDTGAGEAFLPPVSSPASAQQASFTMGTNKGGGARAVFDDALDGLPSFGPEEDDEDWHFALPLGSLEDVDVGKTNRKPSQSGEENSGNQCDQEEEEREKEGSSGSTNTSHSSQEHTPDNSQDGGMNQTEETEDSQQGEKSDTAPVEDSAPPTLPNVNIKDEPIDEGYNAALLPQSSIRQIKEELEHQEEELRISSVYSVGGSNPFVSPTLPVAGPALPPTAFFIPGRGTLLQAVASLPIRPPAPVPASLPPLAPFPPRPPQPPVSGGVRCSGCSKVLLKGQTAFQRKGSTQLFCSTVCLTGHLPLAKIRSCYQCNSEISQAKDMVTFLAGDGNYISFCGQFCLSVFRHKRRNAEKIVDPRSEQKPEKPPQTSVDEPPERPACTICKVSNKLIEHEVTHQGRLHKLCSDACFQTWRKLRQLALNCCEGCGLYCNSNSCQTLMIERSQLNFCGPTCIGTYKQTSRKSIECAHCQKTVIVSSTIMERDQKGKVQLYCSSSCVGQSRPPRHTLLGAPFPCSLCKVSAVPQYHLAMVDGTIRNFCSYDCVSVYRKSGHPSHPDSTSKTSSPLRDPSSTDPPKPGPTAGSNSVPPIPQDYPSSVPYSGYHPSHSSVPPLVPPSSATSTPSTPGQTQARATPAQPPKPAEGGVSDASKLTCHQCSKQFNTKPVLFSHQGRMLMFCCKTCCEQYKTQRNILAQCQYCKQERVHFDTISYNKQDVAFCSEQCKLLFKQELMSRNKDQPWRPCSYCYSITQRTVHSHYGGKMEEFCRPQCMSQYTVFYYGMGRCDNCKKQSYMTEKLQCLGSVCNFCNLTCLLQYCYLHFETSQHSSSNGTGSAPQEPHAPTQPHHSSKMNPVIADVVSLANGSATQPNVSADASLTGALPSSNIDSKNLDHASTQTDAMRVPLSRRRQMKNKSVLCRPFTMDQEIMCQLPAPSTETAGGEDNVKVVMVPVPVPVFVPVPMNMYAQHTPVPLAVLVPVPVPLVVPSQTKDVKDAAVQSETLAVMGANLKDRPPSSSAQSSSYSENMNSGDETQKAEQSDPRFTERGTESTNLQPNAQQEGSKAGAEQPPSSPVMDLEADFPVESLGQRSSAPQRGVKRPREVFSIRKRGRRRTGSPDLGPAAPAPSKLNHLYGVKAWRSWVRQRSERPPESDAVRFNEDVLQCDSAELSSALSRFVKEVRRPNGDSYSPDGVFYLCLGIQQFLFMKGRIENIFTDPLYSQFSTEITGMLQLWKPKLLPNGAVVPSRVKESYLWECKQLGAYSPIVLLNTLLFFCTKHFHLTTLAQHQDLSFANLTRCSKSKVHCVRHHRASTVTPRKEETERLRRRQGDLEMLENVTNPLQCPVRLYEFYLSRCPQTAKERSNVFYLQPEEDVHTDSSYWYTSQPLEDSTLQSMLTRILAVRDVPQEQEAAQHQSTDA; from the exons ATGGGACTGGGAAACTTCGCTGAATCTTCCAGGGGTTCTGGTACCTCTTCTAAGAGTGGCGGTCAGGATGAGACGAAGGAACGAGATGAAACTTCAGAACAAGGGGTAatccagcaggtggaggaggacagcagcagcagtagacaTGAAGAAAAGATGGacacaggagctggagaggcttTCCTTCCTCCCGTTTCTTCCCCGGCCTCTGCCCAACAAGCCTCCTTCACCATGGGAACTaataaaggaggaggagctcgAGCAGTGTTTGACGACGCACTGGACGGCCTCCCCTCATTCGGACCAGAGGAAGACGATGAAGACTGGCACTTTGCCCTGCCATTGGGCTCCTTGGAGGATGTTGATGTGGGTAAGACAAATAGAAAACCAAGTCAGTCAGGAGAGGAGAACAGTGGAAATCAGTGCGatcaggaagaggaggagcgagagaaggaaggaagtagTGGTTCCACCAACacctcccactcctcccagGAGCACACGCCTGACAATAGCCAAG ATGGAGGCATGAACCAAACTGAAGAGACAGAAGATAGTCAGCAGGGAGAG AAATCTGACACCGCTCCAGTTGAGGATAGCGCTCCCCCAACGTTGCCTAATGTCAACATCAAAGATGAACCTATTGATGAAGGGTACAATGCTGCTTTACTGCCTCAGAGCTCCATCCGGCAGATCAAGGAGGAACTGGAGCATCAGGAG GAAGAGCTGAGGATAAGCTCTGTCTACTCTGTCGGAGGATCAAACCCCTTTGTGTCCCCTACTT TACCAGTAGCCGGCCCAGCCTTGCCTCCAACTGCCTTTTTTATCCCAGGTAGAGGCACTCTCCTACAAGCCGTGGCTTCTCTTCCTATCAGACCACCAGCTCCAGTCCCAGCTTCGTTACCGCCTCTGGCACCATTTCCCCCACGCCCACCTCAGCCTCCTGTTTCTGGTGGTGTCCGTTGTAGTGGCTGCTCTAAG GTTCTGCTAAAAGGCCAAACAGCCTTCCAGAGAAAAGGTTCGACGCAGCTCTTCTGTTCTACAGTGTGTCTGACAGGCCATTTACCTCTAGCCAAGATCAGATCCTGTTACCAGTGCAACAG CGAAATTTCCCAGGCCAAGGACATGGTCACGTTTCTAGCAGGCGATGGCAACTACATCAGCTTTTGTGGCcagttctgtctgtctgtgttcaggcaCAAAAGGAGAAATGCTGAGAAGATTGTTGACCCGCGATCGGAGCAGAAGCCAGAGAAGCCGCCTCAGACATCAGTGGATGAACCTCCTGAGAGACCCGCTTGCACTATCTGCAAAGTCAGTAACAAG CTAATTGAGCATGAGGTCACGCACCAGGGCCGTCTGCATAAGCTCTGTAGCGATGCTTGTTTCCAAACATGGCGTAAGTTACGTCAGTTGGCGCTGAACTGCTGTGAAGGCTGCGGACTTTATTGTAATAGCAACTCCTGTCAGACACTCATGATTGAAAGATCCCAGCTCAACTTCTGTGGTCCTACGTGCATTGGCACCTACAAACAG ACCTCCAGAAAGTCAATAGAGTGTGCCCACTGTCAGAAGACCGTGATAGTGTCCTCCACCATCATGGAACGAGACCAAAAGGGGAAGGTCCAGCTTTACTGTTCATCTTCCTGTGTGGGACAGAGTCGACCTCCCCGACACACCCTCCTTG GTGCTCCGTTCCCATGCAGCCTGTGCAAGGTGAGCGCTGTTCCTCAGTATCATCTGGCCATGGTGGATGGCACCATTCGTAACTTCTGCTCCTATGACTGTGTTTCCGTCTACAGG AAGTCTGGGCATCCCTCGCATCCAGACTCGACCAGCAAAACCTCTTCTCCTCTCAGGGACCCCTCTAGCACAGATCCCCCCAAACCAGGACCCACTGCTGGATCCAACTCTGTCCCTCCCATACCTCAGGACTACCCATCCTCGGTACCTTACTCTGGTTATCACCCCAGCCACAGCTCAGTACCTCCACTggttcctccctcctcagccaCATCCACACCCTCCACTCCAGGCCAAACCCAAGCCAGAGCAACCCCTGCCCAGCCCCCAAAGCCAGCAGAGGGTGGGGTCAGTGATGCCTCCAAACTCACATGTCATCAGTGCAGTAAACAGTTCAACACGAAGCCTGTGTTGTTCAGTCACCAA GGTCGAATGTTGATGTTCTGCTGTAAGACGTGCTGTGAGCAGTATAAAACCCAGAGGAACATCCTAGCACAGTGCCAGTACTGTAAACAGGAGCGAGTGCATTTTGACACCATCAGCTACAACAAACAGGATGTGGCATTTTGCAGTGAAC AGTGTAAACTACTCTTCAAACAAGAgctgatgtctcgtaacaaggACCAGCCCTGGCGTCCCTGCAGCTACTGCTACAGCATTACCCAAAGGACGGTGCACAGCCACTATGGAGGCAAGATGGAGGAATTCTGCAGACCTCAGTGCATGTCCCAGTACACAGTATTCTACTATGGG ATGGGGCGGTGTGACAACTGTAAGAAGCAAAGCTACATGACTGAGAAGCTGCAGTGTTTGGGCTCAGTCTGTAACTTTTGTAACCTCACCTGCCTGCTGCAGTACTGCTACCTGCATTTTGAGACCAGTCAACACTCCAGTAGTAACGGAACAGGATCGGCTCCACAGGAGCCACATG CTCCAACTCAGCCCCACCACTCATCAAAGATGAACCCGGTCATCGCTGATGTCGTCTCACTGGCCAATGGCTCAGCCACTCAGCCCAATGTGTCAGCAGATGCTTCTCTGACTG GAGCACTTCCATCCTCCAACATTGACAGCAAGAACCTTGATCAT GCCAGTACTCAGACCGATGCAATGCGTGTGCCTCTGTCCCGTCGACGCCAAATGAAGAACAAGTCGGTTCTGTGTCGGCCATTTACTATGGACCAAGAAATCATGTGTCAACTGCCTGCGCCTTCCACAGAGACTGCAG GTGGAGAGGACAACGTGAAGGTGGTGATGGTGCCCGTCCCAGTACCCGTCTTCGTTCCAGTGCCCATGAACATGTACGCCCAGCACACACCTGTTCCACTGGCTGTGCTCGTGCCT GTCCCAGTACCTCTAGTAGTACCATCGCAGACGAAAGATGTGAAAGATGCAGCCGTCCAATCAGAGACCTTGGCTGTGATGGGAGCAAATCTGAAGGACCGGCCTCCGTCCAGTTCAG CTCAGAGCAGTTCTTATAGTGAAAACATGAACAGTGGAGATGAGACTCAAAAAGCAGAGCAATCCGACCCAAGATTTACAGAGAGGGGCACAGAATCAACTAATCTCCAGCCAAATGCACAGCAAGAGGGGAGCAAAGCAGGTGCCGAGCAGCCTCCGTCCTCTCCAGTGATGGACCTGGAGGCCGACTTTCCAGTTG aATCGTTAGGTCAGAGGTCGTCTGCTCCACAGCGAGGAGTGAAGAGGCCTAGAGAGGTTTTCTCCATCCGCAAACGG GGTCGAAGGCGGACCGGTTCTCCGGACCTCGGTCCAGCGGCTCCGGCCCCTTCCAAGCTGAACCACCTGTACGGAGTCAaagcctggaggagctgggtCCGGCAGCGCAGCGAGCGCCCACCAGAAT CCGACGCGGTGCGTTTCAACGAAGACGTCCTTCAGTGCGACtctgctgagctgagctccGCTTTGTCGCGCTTCGTCAAAGAAGTGAGGCGGCCGAATGGGGACAGCTACAGCCCAGACGGCGTCTTCTACCTGTGTCTGGGCATACAGCAg TTTCTGTTTATGAAGGGTCGAATAGAAAACATCTTCACTGACCCGCTCTACAGTCAGTTTTCTACTGAGATCACTGGGATGCTGCAACTCTGGAAGCCTAAACTACTGCCTAATG GCGCCGTTGTTCCCTCCCGTGTTAAAGAGTCGTACCTGTGGGAGTGTAAGCAGCTGGGAGCCTACTCGCCCATAGTGTTGCTCAACACGCTGCTGTTCTTCTGCACCAAACACTTCCACCTCACCACACTGGCACAACACCAGGACCTCTCCTTCGCCAACCTCACCCGATGCTCCAAATCCAAAGTTCACTGCGTCCGACACCACAGGGCGAGCACTGTCACGCCTCGCAAGGAGGAGACAG AACGATTGAGAAGGAGGCAAGGAGATCTGGAGATGCTGGAAAACGTCACCAACCCCCTCCAGTGTCCCGTCAGGCTCTATGAGTTCTACCTCTCCAGAtg CCCACAGACGGCAAAGGAGCGGAGCAACGTGTTCTACCTCCAGCCTGAGGAGGACGTCCACACAGACAG TTCCTACTGGTATACGTCTCAGCCGTTAGAGGACAGCACTCTACAGAGCATGCTCACACGCATCCTGGCCGTCAGAGACGTTCcccaggagcaggaggcagctcAGCATCAGTCCACCGACGCGTAG
- the LOC114848248 gene encoding tubulin beta-4B chain, protein MREIVHLQAGQCGNQIGAKFWEVISDEHGIDPSGTYHGDSDLQLERINVYYNEATGGKYVPRAVLVDLEPGTMDSVRSGPFGQVFRPDNFVFGQSGAGNNWAKGHYTEGAELVDSVLDVVRKEAESCDCLQGFQLTHSLGGGTGSGMGTLLISKIREEYPDRIMNTFSVVPSPKVSDTVVEPYNATLSVHQLVENTDETYCIDNEALYDICFRTLKLTTPTYGDLNHLVSATMSGVTTCLRFPGQLNADLRKLAVNMVPFPRLHFFMPGFAPLTSRGSQQYRALTVPELTQQMFDAKNMMAACDPRHGRYLTVAAIFRGRMSMKEVDEQMLNVQNKNSSYFVEWIPNNVKTAVCDIPPRGLKMAATFIGNSTAIQELFKRISEQFTAMFRRKAFLHWYTGEGMDEMEFTEAESNMNDLVSEYQQYQDATAEEEGEFEEEGEEDMA, encoded by the exons ATGAGGGAAATCGTTCACCTGCAGGCTGGCCAGTGTGGAAACCAGATCGGAGCCAAG TTTTGGGAGGTGATAAGTGACGAACATGGCATCGACCCATCTGGGACATACCATGGGGACAGCGACCTGCAGCTGGAAAGAATCAACGTGTATTACAACGAAGCAACAG GTGGCAAGTATGTCCCTcgtgctgtgttggtggacctGGAGCCAGGAACAATGGACTCTGTGAGGTCTGGTCCCTTTGGTCAAGTCTTTAGACCAGACAACTTTGTCTTCG GACAAAGCGGAGCTGGCAACAACTGGGCTAAAGGCCACTATACTGAGGGAGCTGAACTGGTAGACTCAGTACTGGATGTGGtgagaaaggaggcagagagctGTGACTGCCTCCAGGGTTTCCAGCTTACACACTCCCTGGGTGGAGGCACTGGCTCTGGCATGGGCACGCTGCTCATCAGCAAGATCCGAGAGGAGTATCCAGACCGCATCATGAACACATTTAGTGTGGTACCCTCACCTAAG GTGTCAGACACAGTGGTGGAGCCATACAATGCCACCCTGTCTGTCCACCAGCTGGTTGAGAACACAGACGAAACCTACTGCATCGATAATGAGGCCCTGTATGACATCTGTTTCCGCACACTGAAACTTACCACACCTACTTATGGTGATCTTAACCACCTTGTCTCAGCCACCATGAGTGGTGTGACCACCTGCCTGCGCTTCCCTGGCCAGCTAAATGCTGACTTGAGGAAACTGGCTGTCAACATGGTGCCTTTCCCCAGGCTGCACTTTTTCATGCCTGGCTTTGCTCCCCTCACCAGCCGAGGCAGTCAACAGTACAG GGCACTTACAGTTCCTGAGCTCACCCAACAGATGTTTGATGCAAAGAACATGATGGCAGCCTGTGACCCACGCCACGGCCGCTACCTGACTGTTGCGGCAATCTTTCGTGGCCGCATGTCCATGAAGGAGGTGGACGAGCAGATGCTGAATGTGCAGAACAAGAACAGCAGCTACTTTGTGGAGTGGATCCCCAACAATGTCAAGACAGCTGTCTGCGATATCCCTCCCCGTGGACTCAAGATGGCTGCTACCTTCATTGGCAACAGCACAGCCATTCAAGAACTGTTCAAGCGCATCTCAGAGCAGTTCACCGCCATGTTCCGGCGAAAGGCTTTTCTCCACTG GTACACTGGTGAAGGCATGGATGAGATGGAGTTCACAGAGGCTGAGAGCAACATGAACGACCTGGTGTCTGAGTATCAACAGTACCAGGATGCCACTgctgaagaagagggagagtTTGAAGAGGAGGGTGAAGAGGACATGGCCTAG